The proteins below come from a single Mya arenaria isolate MELC-2E11 chromosome 6, ASM2691426v1 genomic window:
- the LOC128239099 gene encoding uncharacterized protein LOC128239099, with translation MSAEWLRNMGGGSLTDEEMQKVPYPTMELTTHVIIKSMQFYGIIGTWIVGPLAAARKKETRNTACLRMKMAKCGRVGVLLGVPGGILATYLTIRKDEEYKVWDRCYRLRHNRGQVRVDQACTVTTLGGAAIGAATGGGVWFGGLMGMTAGLLGAAIYNGKLAAKQKAEAEEAKKNS, from the coding sequence ATGAGTGCCGAGTGGCTGCGAAACATGGGCGGGGGGTCGCTGACGGACGAGGAGATGCAGAAAGTCCCCTACCCAACGATGGAGCTTACAACGCATGTAATCATCAAGTCCATGCAGTTTTACGGCATTATTGGCACGTGGATTGTCGGGCCCCTTGCAGCAGCACGGAAGAAGGAAACGCGTAATACTGCTTGCCTCAGAATGAAAATGGCGAAATGTGGACGGGTTGGCGTGCTTCTGGGTGTACCTGGGGGGATTTTAGCAACGTATCTTACAATCAGGAAAGATGAGGAGTATAAAGTATGGGACCGCTGTTACCGGCTTCGACACAATCGCGGACAGGTGCGTGTGGACCAGGCTTGCACAGTGACCACCTTGGGTGGCGCCGCCATAGGGGCGGCCACCGGAGGAGGGGTCTGGTTCGGCGGCCTGATGGGGATGACGGCCGGCTTGTTAGGTGCCGCCATATATAATGGTAAACTCGCGGCCAAGCAGAAGGCTGAAGCCGAAGAAGCGAAAAAGAATAGTTAA